A segment of the Symmachiella macrocystis genome:
CGCCCCGCGGGAAACCGTACCTTGAATGCGGTACCGATGCCCCAACAATTCCGCCGCTTTACAAACGTGTCCCGTAGCGATCAGGCCGCGAATGGCTGTGGAAGAGACCATACGGCCGCCCAGACCGACCGGTTGCACAATCTTCAGATCGAGTCCCGCTTCGTCGCAAAACTCGTGTAACTTGTGAATATCCCCCGCTCGGTCCCGCCCGAAAAAGAAGTTCGGCCCCTCTACCATTCCACTGGCGGCGATCTCCTGGAGAATGATTCGCTCAAAGAATTCCCGCGGCGTCAGGTCCAACAATTCTTGATCGGTGGGGTAAACGATCATGCAATCGACCCCCAACTCTTCAATCAACTGCGCCTTACGCTGCACGGTACTGAGCGGCGGCGGCGTCGACCCGGGCCTCAACAGCGTGATCGGATGCGGGTCAAACGTAAACACAACCGAAGGCACCCCCCCACTCCGCGCCTTCTCCACCAAAGCGGAAATCATCCCCCGATGCCCACAATGCACACCATCGAAGTTGCCAATGGAAACAAATCCATGGCGATAGCAGTCAGGATTTTGGAAACCGTGTTGGAGTTGCATGGTTGGGGGAGGCTGTAGGTTTTAGGCTTTAGACTGTAGTTATTATCGTGGACGCAAAGAGCGAATGAGGCCGCCGAGGACTTTGGACGTTTCTAGAGCGGATTGCCTTAGGGAATCATAGTCGAGTTGAGTGATGTAGTTGAGTCGGTGTGCTAAGGAAAGTTGGTAGTCGACCTCACGGGCTGAACCGAATGCCATGTCGAGAAACCGTAGATAGTCGCGTTCTGAAAGTCGTGCACAACCTTCGACGATGTTGGAGGTCATAGAAACCGCCGCACGCCGAATCTGACTTGTCAGGCCAAATCGTTCATCATCCGGAAACCGAGATGTCACTCGATAAACCTCGAGAGTCAACTCATCCGCCAAGTGAAACGCCTTCAACTTAGTATGGTCACTCATGCAAAGTCCTTCCTAAGGCCCATAGTCTACAGCCTAAAGCCTCAGATTTCGCTGACGCGAAATCTTTTTAGCCGCTCGTGGTCTAACTCCACTCCCAGACCAGGTCCTTGCGGGATCTCTAGGTAGCCTTCCGCGTCGAGGGTGAAGGGCTCGACGGTGAGTTCTTCGAGGTAGGCGCACGGCGTGAGGTATTCGACGTAGCGTGCGACGGGCATGGCAGCGGCCATTTGTAGGTCCGCTGCCAAGCCGATGGCGGTGTTCCAGCCGTGCGTGACGACTTGGATGTTGTGGTCGTAGGCGCACCAGGCGATCCGGCGGGTTTCGCTCAATCCGCCGTTTTTGGTCGAATCGGGTTGAATGATGTCGACCGCTCGCCGCTCGAGCCACGGCATGAAGGATTGCCGGCGCGTTAAGACCTCGCCACCGGCAATCGGCACGGGGGAAGTTCGCGTCAGTTCGATGTGCCCTTCAATGTCATCCGGCGGCAACGGTTCCTCGAACCAGACGATTCCATAGTCGGCCAACATCTTGGCTGTTTCGCGGGCCCAGTTCAGTCCGTGCGGCCAAAATTGCTCGCTGCCCCCCGCATCGACCATCAGCTCCACATTTTCGCCGACAGTCTCGCGGGCGGTACGGATCAGCAGTTCGTCGAATTTGCGATTGCGACGGCCAAACGGCCGCCAGCCGAGTTTGATCGCCTGGAACCCGCGTGCCACGGTCGACTCCAATTGGTCGCGGAGCACATCCGGCTCGTCAAACAACATCGAACCGTACGGTTTGATCCGCGTGCGATAATTGCCCCCTAATAGCCGCGAGACCGGTTGTCCGCAAGCTTTGCCCATGATGTCCCACAGAGCGATGTCCAGTCCTGAAATCGTGTGCTCGACCGCTCCTCCCCGTCCTTGCCAAAATGTCGCTTCCCGCAAGGTCTCGGTCACTCGTTCCGGCTCCACGGCCGCCTCCCCGTCGAGCAACGGCCAGAGTAGTTTCATCGCTCCCTGAACCAAACTTCCGGAGGTGAAACAACTTCCGACGCCCGTGATGCCCTCGTCGGTCTGTACCTCGATCAGCGTATTGAGGTCCTCTTCCGGCTCGTGCCCCTGCGGCCACCCCCCATCCACAGTTCCACCAATCAGCGGAATGACTTCGACTTTGACAATTTTCATAGCGTTAAGGATTCCTAAATGAGGCGTTTTTCAACTGTCGAACAACGAGGAATCAGGTTCAGCCGTAGGTCATGCTGTGCATGACGAATCTAAAGTGATTCAGCCCGATTCCAGCTCAGTCATGCACAGCATGACCTACCGGAACCAGGATAATGGACCGTCGCGGCGGGGGATATAGTTGACCGCTTGAAAGCCCGACCGTGGTGGCTATACTTTCCTGCAGGCCGTTTGGAGTGCTGTGATGCACTCCGGCGACCCTGCCACCGCTGCCTCTATCGCTCAAGACGGGCGGTGAACGCTAGTATTCGCGGGCGGCTGCCCGTGATTGTGAAAAAACGTCCCCTCCCGGTCTGTACGTACAGTCGGGACATGCGGCCGCGCCGGCCGCGTTTGAGAATCATAGACACTATTTAACCTTCAGGAGAGTACGTTACGATGACCGTTCAAGTCGGCCAACCCGCACCCGAGTTTTCTGTCCAAGCTTACGACCGCACCAAAGATGGCTCGGATGACCAATTCCAGGACATCAAACTGTCGGATTATAAAGGCAAGTGGGTCTGCTTGTTCTTCTATCCCCTGGACTTCACCTTCGTCTGCCCGACCGAAATCGTCGCTTTCAATAATGAATTGGGTGAATTCCAAGACCGCGACTGCGAAGTCTTGACCGCCAGCACAGACAGCGCCTTTTCGCACAAAGGTTGGTGCGACAGCCACGAAGATCTGGCCAAACTCAACTACTTGATGTTGGCTGATACCACGCATCAAATGTCGGAAGACTACGGCGTGCTGAAAGCCGATCAAGGCATCGCCTACCGCGGCGTGTTTCTGATCGATCCCAACGGCATCGTGCGGTGGTTGGCCATTCACGATCTGGGCGTTGGCCGGAACGTCGCCGAAGTGCTGCGTGTTTTGGACGCTCTTCAGACCGATAAGCTTTGCCCCTGCAATTGGAACAAAGGCGAATCGACTTTGAACTAACGCGATGAACGGTGGGCATCAGCTTGCCGGATACGTTGAAGTTGCATTGGAATCCAACAACCGGCGGCGCGGAGATGACCGGGCCGCCGGTTTTTCGTAGCTTAGCCACGACTAGGGGAGACTCGAATTCATGTCACTCGTCCAACCGTTACCCGAAGCGGACGCCGTCGATAAAACAGCGCAGACCTACGGCCGGATTAAGGAAATGTTCGGCAGCGATACGGTCCCCGAACCGTTTTTGACCTACGGAGGCGTACCGGCTTTCCTGCAGGACTTCTACATGAACTTCAAAAAGTTCGTGTGGACCGCTGGGAAGCTCGACGAAAAAACCAAAGCCATCATCGGCTTGGCGGTCAGCGTGACCAAGGGGAACGACGTCTGGACAAAGCGCATGCAAGAGCGGATTTTGTCGCTGGACGGAACCGAGCAGGAAGTGGCCGACGTGCTTGCCGTGGCTGCCACCTGTGGGATGTACAACATCTTCTTCAAGTTCCGCGACATTGCCGGCAGCGATATCTTCAACGGCATGTCGGTCGGACTCCGCGCGCACACGTTCGCCAATACGACGTTGGACGACTCGACGGTGGAATTGATCAACATCGCCATCAGCGACATGAACGGCTGCAAGCCGTGCACATCGGGCCATGTCGAGAAAGCCCGTCAACTGGGGCTCAATGACGAGCAGATTTTAGAAGCCGTGCAATGCGCCGCCACGATGGCCGCCGGCGCGGACTTTTTGAATTCCACTGCCCTCTAGCGAGTTCGAATTCGGCCTCAGAATGGGGTGCCACTGCTTCAGCGCTCGTTGCTAATGCCAGCTTCTAATTTTGTTGTTCGCGGCTCCACTCGGCGATGATGGGGGCCACTTCGCGCAGCACGCGTTGCATGTCTTGCACGACGCCTTCTTCCAATTCTTGGGTGGAGATCCCTTCACAGGCATCGACGCAAGCTTGGATTCGCCGCAGCATCTCCGCATCCTCTGCCTGTGTGGGCTGCGCGTCGACTTGCGGCGGCTGAGGCGTATCGCCAAGTGCGAAATGGGGCGAGACCAAAGGCTGCGTTGATTCGTTCATGCCGATGTCCTGATACTTTCAGCGAGTGTGGGTGGAGCGATGACCGTCGAGTGTTTCGTGGGCGGTTTTCTCAGCCCGTGGATTACCTTATCGGTACAAACCAACCGCAGTCCGCAGAAATTCTGCCGCTCTCCGCAGATTTACTGGCGAAATCCATTCCATTCGCCGAACGCCGACGCGACAGATCCCATCTCAATTATTTAGCGGATCATGGCGTCGCAATAATTGTCGCCTATGAACTCATCCAAATTCACAATGTCCGAAACGTTACCCTTGCAACAATTGAGAACTCAACGACAATCTCAAAACAGTACCCACGAATGGATACTGCCTGTCGTTACGCGACTCCGAGTAAGACCTATCGATTTCGGCGGCACGAATGGATTCCACACAAACACCACTCCGCCGCCCGCCAGCCACGCGGTATCAAGGGAGCAAATTCAAACTACTCCCGGAACTGAGCTGCCAGTTCGACAAACTGGATTTCACAACTGCGCTCGACGCCTTCGCCGGAACCGGTTCGGTCGCCTATCTACTCAAGAGCTTGGGCAAACAGGTCACCGCCAACGATTACCTGCGTTCCAATCAACTGTCATTGCGAGCATTGATTGAAAACCAGGGAACCTTTCTCGCCGACGACACGATCGACGCTCTCTTGCAACCCCAGCCGGGGCGTGACTATGACGATTTGATTCAACGGACGTTCGCGGGAATCTATTTTACCGACGAGGAAAATCGTTGGCTGGATGTCGTCGCCCAGAATCTTCCGCACATCGCCGACGATAACGAACGGGCGCTGGCGTATTACGCGTTGTTTCAGGCGGCGATTGCCAAGCGGCCGTATAACCTCTTTCATCGCCGAAACCTTTATATGCGCACCGCGCAAGTGCAGCGGAGCTTTGGGAACAAAGCCACCTGGGACAAACCGTTTGAGGACCATTTCCGCCGCCACGCTGCTGCCGCCAATGCCACGATCTTCGACAGCGGTGTCGCATGCCGCGCAACGTGCGAGGATGTCTTGGATGTGAACAGTCAATTCGACCTGGTCTACATCGATTCCCCCTACATCAACGGCCGCGGGACCGGCGTCGATTACCGTGACTTCTATCACTTTTTAGAAGGTCTGGTGGACTACAAGAATTGGGAGTCGCAAATC
Coding sequences within it:
- a CDS encoding DNA adenine methylase translates to MDSTQTPLRRPPATRYQGSKFKLLPELSCQFDKLDFTTALDAFAGTGSVAYLLKSLGKQVTANDYLRSNQLSLRALIENQGTFLADDTIDALLQPQPGRDYDDLIQRTFAGIYFTDEENRWLDVVAQNLPHIADDNERALAYYALFQAAIAKRPYNLFHRRNLYMRTAQVQRSFGNKATWDKPFEDHFRRHAAAANATIFDSGVACRATCEDVLDVNSQFDLVYIDSPYINGRGTGVDYRDFYHFLEGLVDYKNWESQIDHTRKHRPLTRARSPWTDPRQIHTAFDNLFARFAESILVVSYRSDGIPSIDELTTLLQRHKSRVEQIPLGRYQYALSKNNRSQEVLLIGR
- a CDS encoding peroxiredoxin; this encodes MTVQVGQPAPEFSVQAYDRTKDGSDDQFQDIKLSDYKGKWVCLFFYPLDFTFVCPTEIVAFNNELGEFQDRDCEVLTASTDSAFSHKGWCDSHEDLAKLNYLMLADTTHQMSEDYGVLKADQGIAYRGVFLIDPNGIVRWLAIHDLGVGRNVAEVLRVLDALQTDKLCPCNWNKGESTLN
- a CDS encoding four helix bundle protein, translating into MSDHTKLKAFHLADELTLEVYRVTSRFPDDERFGLTSQIRRAAVSMTSNIVEGCARLSERDYLRFLDMAFGSAREVDYQLSLAHRLNYITQLDYDSLRQSALETSKVLGGLIRSLRPR
- a CDS encoding bifunctional riboflavin kinase/FAD synthetase, whose amino-acid sequence is MQLQHGFQNPDCYRHGFVSIGNFDGVHCGHRGMISALVEKARSGGVPSVVFTFDPHPITLLRPGSTPPPLSTVQRKAQLIEELGVDCMIVYPTDQELLDLTPREFFERIILQEIAASGMVEGPNFFFGRDRAGDIHKLHEFCDEAGLDLKIVQPVGLGGRMVSSTAIRGLIATGHVCKAAELLGHRYRIQGTVSRGAMRGAQLGFPTANLESIPTVIPCDGVYAAIGIVGDQRWPAAVNVGPNPTFGEMQRKLEVHLIDFTGDLYGQSLGVEFVERLRATTSFAGIDPLKEQLALDIAQARTLASAAIQETARPSDEV
- a CDS encoding mandelate racemase/muconate lactonizing enzyme family protein → MKIVKVEVIPLIGGTVDGGWPQGHEPEEDLNTLIEVQTDEGITGVGSCFTSGSLVQGAMKLLWPLLDGEAAVEPERVTETLREATFWQGRGGAVEHTISGLDIALWDIMGKACGQPVSRLLGGNYRTRIKPYGSMLFDEPDVLRDQLESTVARGFQAIKLGWRPFGRRNRKFDELLIRTARETVGENVELMVDAGGSEQFWPHGLNWARETAKMLADYGIVWFEEPLPPDDIEGHIELTRTSPVPIAGGEVLTRRQSFMPWLERRAVDIIQPDSTKNGGLSETRRIAWCAYDHNIQVVTHGWNTAIGLAADLQMAAAMPVARYVEYLTPCAYLEELTVEPFTLDAEGYLEIPQGPGLGVELDHERLKRFRVSEI
- a CDS encoding carboxymuconolactone decarboxylase family protein, which translates into the protein MSLVQPLPEADAVDKTAQTYGRIKEMFGSDTVPEPFLTYGGVPAFLQDFYMNFKKFVWTAGKLDEKTKAIIGLAVSVTKGNDVWTKRMQERILSLDGTEQEVADVLAVAATCGMYNIFFKFRDIAGSDIFNGMSVGLRAHTFANTTLDDSTVELINIAISDMNGCKPCTSGHVEKARQLGLNDEQILEAVQCAATMAAGADFLNSTAL